The Pseudomonas solani genome segment CCGGTGCTCGCGCAGCACCGCCTTGAGCGGCACCTCCTCGGCCAGTGCCTTGCGCTGCTGCAGCTCGGCGAACACCGGCGTCTCGTGCAGCCAGCGGCGCAGGTAGACGGAGAACAGGCCAAACACGCCGCCCACCAGGAAGGGAATGCGCCAGGCCCAGTCCTGCACTTCGACCGGGGTATAGATGCTGTTGATCAGGGTCGCCATCAGCGAACCCAGCAGGATGCCGAAGGTCAGGCCCGAGGTCAGGGTGCCGCAGGCGTAGCCGATGTGCCGCTCCGGCACGTGCTCGGCGACGAACACCCAGGCGCCGGGCACCTCGCCACCGATGGCCGCGCCCTGGATCACCCGCAGCAGCAGCAGGGCCAGGGGCGCCAGGATGCCGATCTGCTCGTAGGTGGGCAGCAGGCCCATGATCAGCGTCGGAACCGCCATCAGGAAGATGCTCAGGGTGAACATGCGCTTGCGCCCCAGCAGGTCGCCGAAGTGCGCCATGACGATGCCGCCCAGGGGCCGCGCCAGGTAGCCGGCGGCGAAGATGCCGAAGGTCTGCATCTGGCGCAGCCATTCGGGCATCTCGGCGGGGAAGAACAGCTTGCCCACCACCGCCGCGAAGAACACGAAGATGATGAAGTCGTAGAACTCGAGGGCGCCGCCCAGGGCGGACAGGGACAGGGTCTTGTAGTCGCTGCGGGTCAGTGGCCGCGCGGGAGCCTCGGAGGCGAGAACGGTGGACATGGGTGATCTCTTGTCAGTGCAGGCAGGGCATGCCCCGCTGCTGCGTTGGCGGCGGGTCGGTCCGCAAAATAGCAAAAAGCCGCCGAGCGCACACAATCTCTGACGTATGGGTGGTCAAAAGCGAAACCCGGCGGTCGTCGCCCGTCGCGGCGAGCTATATACTGCGCGCTGTTGCGCGCGGGCGACATGCAGTGGGTCGGCGGGCGCAGGGGGAATTTTGCAGGGCACCTTGCCCTTCCCCGTCCATAGACGCCATCCAAAGCAGCACAGGGGCAGAGGCACCCCAGGCATGATCGAGATCGAAGAAGAAGAAAACCTGACTCCCCAAGGCGACCTGGCCTTGCAGATCACCGCACTTCCCCGCGAAACCAACGGCTTCGGCGACATCTACGGCGGCTGGCTGGTCTCGCAGATGGACCTCGCCGGCACCGCCATGGCCAACAAGGTCGCCGGGGGCCGCGTTGCTACCGTCGCCATCGACCGCATGGCGTTCCTCGTCCCGGTCGCCGTGGGCGCCCAGCTCTCCTTCTATACCCAGGCACTGGAAATCGGCCGCAGCTCGATCCAGATGCTGGTCGAGGTATGGAGCGACGACCCGCTCTCCAGCGAATGGCGCAAGGTCACCGAGGCGGTCTTCGTCTTCGTCGCCATCGACGGCAGCGGTCGCACCCGCCCGGTTCCGCCGCGCCGCGGCTGAGCCCCGTCCCGAGGGGCG includes the following:
- a CDS encoding MFS transporter, encoding MSTVLASEAPARPLTRSDYKTLSLSALGGALEFYDFIIFVFFAAVVGKLFFPAEMPEWLRQMQTFGIFAAGYLARPLGGIVMAHFGDLLGRKRMFTLSIFLMAVPTLIMGLLPTYEQIGILAPLALLLLRVIQGAAIGGEVPGAWVFVAEHVPERHIGYACGTLTSGLTFGILLGSLMATLINSIYTPVEVQDWAWRIPFLVGGVFGLFSVYLRRWLHETPVFAELQQRKALAEEVPLKAVLREHRGAIAISMLLTWVLSAGIVVVILMTPTVLQTVYGFAAATALKANSLAIVCLTVGCIASGAIADRFGAGRTFLVGGLLLAASSWTFYTSLQAHPDWLFPLYALTGLFVGTIGAVPYVMVKAFPPVVRFSGLSFSYNLAYAIFGGLTPMIVSLLMKWDPLGPAYYVAALCGLAVFIGLYLIGKKR
- a CDS encoding acyl-CoA thioesterase — translated: MIEIEEEENLTPQGDLALQITALPRETNGFGDIYGGWLVSQMDLAGTAMANKVAGGRVATVAIDRMAFLVPVAVGAQLSFYTQALEIGRSSIQMLVEVWSDDPLSSEWRKVTEAVFVFVAIDGSGRTRPVPPRRG